A region of the Williamwhitmania taraxaci genome:
GCAGGGACTAAATCATACTACACCAATCGATTCTGCTATCATTCAAACGGCAAATCCGGTTCTGGTTCTGGTTTTAGCGGCATTTCTCCTTCACGAACGGATAACCATCACCAAACTTCTTGGCATTGCCGTTGGTGCATCAGGGGCAATTTTGCTTATAATGCAACGTGGAGCACTCAGTTTTGGGAACGAACAGATGCTTGGGAACTTTCTCTCCCTTTTAAATACGCTTTCGTATGCAGCCTACTTGGTTATTATGCGACCGCTGATGCAGAAGTATAGTTCCATTACAGTAATGAAATGGATATTCCTTTTTGGCTTGATACCCATTATTCCAATGGGTTTTAGTTCGGTTGCTGCCATTAGCTGGAGCACAATGCCGGTTGAGGCTTGGTTGGCCATTGGTTTTGTGCTAATCGGTGCAACATTCTTCTCCTATCTCCTCATTGCTCGAGGACTCAAGGATGTAAAACCAGCTACCGTAAGCATTTATATTTACTCACAACCTCTAATTGCCTCGCTTTGTGCGATTGCTTTAGGGCAGGGGAAACTTGGGACGGCTCAAATTATCTCAACAATACTCGTATTCACTGGTGTTTACCTAGTTTCACGCTCAACGGATATGCTTAAGTTGGCACTATTGCCGATAGTTGCTGCTTGGAAACGGCGGTTTAATAGCCAGTCTTAAACTGACAGATACGTATTGCTAAGTAAAGTCTAGGTTCCGTTTGTTACATCTCTCTTCGCATTGCGTTTTTTTAGAATTAGCGACACTTCTTAAGGGCGGCGGTCTTGTTTGAGTCAAATTTCTTATCTTTAAGAAAAATTAGGCTTATGGAATTGAAGATAGCTATTGAGATGCGAGCAAGCGTTCGCTCTTTTACTGCAGAGGCTGTGCCCGTGGAAACTTTGCGGGAATTGGTTCGTCGTGGTAGTTTTGCTCCAAGCGTAAATAACTATCAGCCATGGCGGTTTATTGCGGTAACCAACAAAGATGTGTTGGCTGCTATGGCTCAGGTTGTAAGTCAGCGCATTCAGTCCCTACCCGAAACCGAATCGCGCATGGCCAAGGTGGTTAAGAAGCAGGTGGAATTTTTTGCTACTTTTTTTGAGCACGCGCCGGCTTTAATTGCAGTGGTGCTGGAACCTTACGAAACCATCCTTGAGCGAGGCGTCGAGTTGGAGCATGAAGCAATTAACCTGCAGCGTGGTTTCCCCGACATGCAGAGTGTAGGTGCCTGCATTCAAAACATACTGCTCTCTGCTCCTGAATTTGGACTTGGAGCCTGCTGGATGAGTGCACCTTTGATTGCGCGTGACGAGTTGCAACCCTTGCTCGGTATCACACAACCTCATACCTTGGTTGCATTTGTGGCCGTTGGAAATCCATCCAAGGCTCCTGTGCCTAAAGAGAAGAAGTCAATTGACGATATT
Encoded here:
- a CDS encoding nitroreductase family protein, coding for MELKIAIEMRASVRSFTAEAVPVETLRELVRRGSFAPSVNNYQPWRFIAVTNKDVLAAMAQVVSQRIQSLPETESRMAKVVKKQVEFFATFFEHAPALIAVVLEPYETILERGVELEHEAINLQRGFPDMQSVGACIQNILLSAPEFGLGACWMSAPLIARDELQPLLGITQPHTLVAFVAVGNPSKAPVPKEKKSIDDIFTIIE
- a CDS encoding DMT family transporter, yielding MSKRAKAHLAIISANILFGINYSAAKFAMPTYVSPNAFALLRIGSAAFLFWAVFLFVKGEKVDRKDFPRLIFASLFGVVLNQVLFLQGLNHTTPIDSAIIQTANPVLVLVLAAFLLHERITITKLLGIAVGASGAILLIMQRGALSFGNEQMLGNFLSLLNTLSYAAYLVIMRPLMQKYSSITVMKWIFLFGLIPIIPMGFSSVAAISWSTMPVEAWLAIGFVLIGATFFSYLLIARGLKDVKPATVSIYIYSQPLIASLCAIALGQGKLGTAQIISTILVFTGVYLVSRSTDMLKLALLPIVAAWKRRFNSQS